TCCACGACGGGGGCCAAGCTCGAACAATATCTCGCGCGCAAAATCCGCGAGCGGGGTGTGGCTGAAGACGAAGACGGCCGCGCCCGCGATCTGGACGTAACCGGCACCGTCACGCGCTTTATCGAGCTGGGCTATATCGACGACGATGCCTATGCGCGCGGTCGCAGCCGTGATCTCACCGCGCGCGGATATGGCGCAAGGCGGGTCGAGCAGGCGCTCTGGGCTGCGGGTGTCGAGGAGCAGGTGCGCAGCGACAACGCCCCTGCCGAAGCCGAATGCCGCCGCGCGGCGGCTCTGCTGGCCAAGAAACGCCGCTTTGGGCCCTTCGCAATTGCGCAGGATGAAGACATGCCATCCGATCAGCGCCACAAGCAGCGCGAAAAACAGGTTGCCGCCATGCTGCGCGCTGG
This genomic window from uncultured Erythrobacter sp. contains:
- a CDS encoding RecX family transcriptional regulator, with product MRRSERGKKGARKERKSRPLDETSLRDLALSYVARFSTTGAKLEQYLARKIRERGVAEDEDGRARDLDVTGTVTRFIELGYIDDDAYARGRSRDLTARGYGARRVEQALWAAGVEEQVRSDNAPAEAECRRAAALLAKKRRFGPFAIAQDEDMPSDQRHKQREKQVAAMLRAGHLYEHVRFILDASAEDEIEEWLEEAEDDGDF